From the genome of Spirosomataceae bacterium TFI 002, one region includes:
- a CDS encoding Predicted oxidoreductase, contains short-chain dehydrogenase (SDR) and DUF2520 domains: MKISIIGAGNIAWHLAKALEQADMDIIEVYSRDRRKAKSITQELYQSDATNSLNFKDSEAELFVMAVSDNAIEEVAAQIELPEESILIHTSGSVPLEVLEITKKMNPDCILGVFYPLMTFTKGKNVAFRTVPICIEGDTSETTHILSKIAKKVSNEVYEVNSQDRKVLHLAAVFACNFTNHLFALSKEILNEEGLNFEILKPLISETLNKGMAAKHPAEVQTGPAVRRDSNTIETHRQLIKDDEDLLKVYDTLTESIQDWHK; this comes from the coding sequence ATGAAAATAAGTATCATAGGAGCTGGAAATATTGCTTGGCATCTGGCCAAAGCACTTGAACAGGCTGATATGGATATCATTGAAGTTTATTCTCGGGATAGGCGAAAAGCAAAATCAATTACGCAAGAGCTATACCAGTCCGACGCTACAAACTCTCTAAATTTTAAAGATAGTGAAGCAGAATTGTTTGTTATGGCGGTGAGCGATAATGCGATTGAAGAGGTTGCGGCTCAAATAGAATTGCCTGAAGAAAGTATCCTAATTCATACGTCTGGAAGTGTGCCACTTGAGGTTTTGGAAATAACAAAAAAGATGAATCCTGATTGTATTTTAGGAGTTTTTTACCCTTTAATGACATTTACGAAAGGGAAAAATGTAGCATTCAGGACTGTTCCCATTTGTATAGAAGGAGATACTTCTGAAACTACTCATATCTTATCCAAAATAGCAAAGAAGGTCAGTAATGAGGTATATGAAGTGAATTCACAAGACAGAAAAGTATTGCACTTAGCGGCTGTTTTTGCCTGTAATTTCACAAATCATCTTTTTGCACTATCCAAAGAAATATTGAATGAGGAAGGCCTCAATTTTGAAATATTGAAACCTCTTATCAGCGAAACCTTGAACAAAGGTATGGCTGCAAAACATCCTGCGGAAGTTCAAACTGGCCCAGCTGTGCGAAGAGATAGCAATACGATAGAGACACATCGACAATTGATTAAAGATGACGAGGACTTGCTCAAGGTTTACGATACACTAACAGAAAGTATACAAGATTGGCATAAATAG
- a CDS encoding 3-deoxy-D-manno-octulosonic-acid transferase, with amino-acid sequence MTFIYQNIYNLGIHILGLFIYLVGFLSPKAKLRSKGQNHWKTLAKNDKPLAWFHCASLGEFEQGRPVLEAFKAEFPNYRILLTFFSPSGYEVRKNYKEADFITYLPLDTPSNARNFVEHFRPEIAFFVKYEFWRNFAFELKRNEIPLISFSTIFRQSQIYFKSFGKFPMQTLEAFNHFFVQNEESKELLNSIGILNVTIAGDTRYDRVKSNKDSCKPIPIIEAFKCNAETIVVGSAWQPDMEVLIPVINDPVFENKKFIIAPHEINAQEMDKWASQIKVNVQRYSTFNPHAEASVIFIDNIGMLSAIYQYGYAAYIGGSFGKGLHNILEASVFEIPVFFGNKGYHKFQEANELIEVGSAKAISSSTELKSELLALENMTLRNSIREKNTTFIEHHLGASQKVLDYCYTLLKK; translated from the coding sequence ATGACCTTCATTTACCAAAATATTTATAATCTCGGTATTCACATTTTAGGCCTATTTATATATTTGGTAGGTTTTCTTAGTCCCAAAGCAAAGCTTAGGTCAAAGGGCCAAAATCATTGGAAAACTTTAGCAAAAAATGACAAACCTCTAGCATGGTTTCATTGTGCTTCTTTAGGGGAATTTGAGCAGGGAAGGCCTGTTTTAGAAGCATTCAAAGCCGAGTTTCCGAATTATAGAATCCTACTGACTTTCTTTTCGCCATCAGGATATGAAGTGCGGAAAAACTATAAGGAAGCAGACTTTATTACTTATTTACCGCTTGATACGCCCTCAAATGCTCGAAATTTCGTAGAGCACTTCAGACCTGAAATTGCATTCTTTGTGAAATATGAGTTTTGGAGAAATTTTGCTTTTGAGCTAAAAAGGAATGAAATACCATTGATTTCATTTTCTACAATATTTAGACAAAGTCAAATCTATTTTAAATCATTTGGTAAGTTTCCAATGCAAACGCTTGAGGCTTTCAATCACTTTTTTGTCCAAAACGAAGAATCCAAAGAGCTACTCAATTCAATTGGTATTTTAAATGTTACCATAGCTGGAGATACCAGATATGACCGAGTAAAAAGCAATAAAGATTCCTGTAAACCTATTCCAATTATTGAGGCTTTTAAATGTAATGCAGAAACTATTGTAGTAGGAAGTGCTTGGCAACCTGATATGGAGGTATTGATTCCTGTAATAAATGATCCTGTTTTTGAAAATAAGAAATTCATCATTGCTCCTCACGAAATTAACGCACAGGAGATGGATAAATGGGCTAGTCAAATAAAGGTAAACGTTCAGCGATATTCGACTTTTAACCCTCATGCTGAAGCAAGCGTAATTTTTATCGATAACATTGGAATGCTTTCGGCGATCTATCAATATGGATATGCAGCTTACATAGGAGGTTCATTTGGAAAAGGGTTGCACAACATTTTAGAAGCATCGGTTTTTGAAATTCCTGTATTTTTTGGGAATAAAGGCTATCATAAGTTTCAAGAAGCTAATGAGCTTATTGAAGTGGGTTCGGCAAAAGCAATTTCCAGTTCGACAGAATTAAAATCTGAGCTGCTAGCTTTAGAAAATATGACGCTGAGAAATAGCATTCGAGAGAAAAATACTACTTTTATAGAGCATCATCTGGGTGCTAGCCAAAAAGTACTGGACTACTGTTACACCCTTCTCAAAAAATGA